One region of Desertifilum tharense IPPAS B-1220 genomic DNA includes:
- a CDS encoding ATP-binding protein, with product MDVSAPSSRYQTNFQGLLAAVERVRQRLEGRISRPQAPPENPEIVVPPALEQLSTLFNLSAFERDILLLCAGMELDPNFALLCAEAQGNRDSNYPTFSLALSIFPQSHWSVLAYQNPLHRWQLVEMGKGQTFTQSPVRIDKRILCYLLEEPSWDERLAGIVKPMPPASSSYLPPSYEKLAEQIVFSWSNGTYFPVVQLCGAEVTAKSAIASTACARVGFNLSVMDASVLPTDTRELHYLMQRWFREALLTHSALLLDCDEANPGDPLRELAIAQWIDNLNSPLILSTQARQHARQRPAIALDVPPLTHSEQLNLWHAHLGTTAAELNGQVETLASHFQLSNSAILTACLKLQGERGQSEAPIDHQLWDICRTMARPRLDDLAQRIEATASWQDLVLPEQQRQILKDISAHVRQRAKVYEQWGFAAKGGRGLGISALFSGASGTGKTMAAEVLAQELRLDLYRIDLSAVVSKYIGETEKNLRRIFDAAETGGAILLFDEADALFGKRTEVKDSHDRHANVEVSYLLQRMEAYQGLAILTTNLKGSLDQAFLRRIRFVVPFPFPDAKARAEIWQRIFPSRTPSEGLDPDKLGRLNVAGGNIRNIALNAAFLAAEAGEAVMMKHILQASKSEYLKLERSLTDAEVRGWV from the coding sequence ATGGATGTTTCAGCACCTTCCTCAAGGTATCAAACGAATTTTCAAGGGTTACTCGCCGCAGTTGAGCGCGTGCGTCAACGTTTAGAAGGTCGGATTTCTCGCCCCCAAGCGCCACCTGAAAACCCGGAGATAGTCGTTCCTCCAGCTTTAGAACAGCTATCGACGCTTTTTAACCTCTCCGCCTTTGAACGAGATATTCTGCTGTTATGTGCGGGCATGGAATTAGACCCCAACTTTGCCCTGCTTTGTGCTGAAGCTCAAGGAAACCGAGACTCCAATTACCCAACGTTCAGTTTAGCTTTGTCGATCTTCCCGCAAAGCCATTGGAGCGTTTTAGCCTATCAAAATCCCTTACACCGCTGGCAACTGGTAGAAATGGGTAAGGGACAAACGTTCACCCAGTCTCCTGTACGTATCGATAAACGGATTCTGTGCTATCTGTTAGAGGAACCGTCTTGGGATGAACGGCTTGCTGGTATTGTAAAGCCAATGCCGCCTGCATCCTCTAGTTATCTGCCGCCTTCCTATGAAAAGCTAGCAGAACAGATTGTTTTTAGTTGGTCTAACGGAACTTACTTTCCTGTAGTGCAACTGTGTGGTGCGGAGGTGACGGCGAAATCTGCGATCGCCTCTACTGCCTGTGCTAGGGTAGGCTTCAATCTCAGCGTCATGGATGCGTCTGTTCTCCCCACAGATACTCGCGAATTGCATTATCTGATGCAGCGATGGTTTCGCGAAGCCCTCTTAACCCATAGCGCCTTGTTGCTTGACTGCGATGAAGCGAACCCAGGCGATCCGCTGCGAGAATTGGCGATCGCACAATGGATCGATAATCTCAATAGCCCCCTGATTCTTAGCACCCAAGCGCGCCAGCACGCCCGACAACGCCCCGCGATCGCCCTGGATGTCCCCCCCCTCACCCACAGCGAACAACTCAACCTGTGGCACGCTCACCTCGGTACAACTGCGGCGGAATTGAATGGACAAGTTGAGACTTTAGCGTCTCATTTTCAACTCAGCAACTCTGCAATTCTCACAGCTTGTCTCAAACTCCAGGGAGAGAGGGGACAGTCTGAAGCTCCCATTGACCATCAATTATGGGATATTTGTCGGACAATGGCCCGCCCGCGTCTAGATGACTTAGCCCAACGCATTGAAGCTACCGCATCCTGGCAAGATTTAGTCTTACCCGAACAACAACGGCAGATCCTCAAAGATATTAGCGCCCATGTTCGCCAACGGGCTAAGGTTTACGAACAGTGGGGGTTTGCAGCTAAGGGAGGGCGCGGTTTAGGCATTAGCGCTTTGTTTTCTGGCGCATCAGGTACCGGGAAAACAATGGCGGCGGAAGTTCTCGCCCAAGAGTTGCGCCTCGACTTATATCGCATCGATCTCAGTGCAGTGGTGAGTAAGTATATTGGGGAAACGGAGAAGAACTTACGGCGCATCTTTGATGCAGCAGAAACGGGGGGTGCTATTCTCCTATTTGATGAAGCCGATGCCTTATTTGGTAAGCGAACTGAGGTTAAAGATAGTCATGACCGTCATGCTAATGTTGAGGTCAGCTATCTGTTGCAACGCATGGAAGCTTATCAAGGTTTAGCGATTTTAACCACAAACCTCAAAGGGTCTTTAGATCAAGCGTTTCTGCGTCGCATCCGGTTTGTAGTGCCATTTCCGTTCCCAGACGCCAAAGCGAGGGCGGAAATCTGGCAGAGAATTTTTCCCAGCCGTACTCCCTCAGAAGGGTTAGATCCCGATAAGTTAGGACGGTTGAATGTAGCGGGGGGAAATATCCGCAATATTGCCTTAAATGCAGCATTTCTAGCAGCCGAAGCGGGGGAAGCGGTGATGATGAAACATATTCTACAGGCTTCTAAGAGCGAGTATCTGAAGTTAGAGCGATCGCTTACTGATGCTGAGGTGCGCGGTTGGGTATGA
- a CDS encoding response regulator transcription factor, with translation MKLLLVEDDESLANILLEALVAHHYTVNAAMDGLTAWNLVQADRYDLLLLDIMVPKLDGISLCRQIRTAGYQMPILLLTAKDSSSDRVLGLEAGADDYVVKPFALQELIARIRALLRRSKVTASAILNWDSLLLNSETGEVTYQEKLLHLTPKEYHLLEVFLQNPQRIFSRSALLDRIWAVGESPGEEAVTTQIKGLRQKLKAAGIQAEVIETVYGMGYRLKSAPSEKPQPEKPKKQQVEAKLQTIVAQMWEPLQKSLPAKLAVIEAAIAAIAEGSLQPQLQQQAQDTAHRLAGTLLTFGLSESGQVMQDVETILRVSVIDPNVATALQQKVEFLKQQMQLRELQPSNRSQTSLILALESDRDLTQQLQAQSPQWGIRLEVIHQPEAAKTAIAKFSPQALLLNLEIVSDLDQGLNLLIQLKQDYPHLPILAIASSTNLSTRLQVAHLGGCTFLQKPLALTAIFQALQKALTPFRLSESKILMVDRDRQLLQDLQTRLEPWDLQITTLTEAAIFWDVLETTQPDLLILDREMPDYSGIELCQIVRNDAQWGQLPIVILSSRTDPQMLDRIFSAGADDCIQKPIVGVEFTSRILNRIKRTHMRRQLPHLQGIRTEAKPNRASIW, from the coding sequence CTACTTGTAGAGGATGATGAATCGCTGGCGAACATTCTCCTAGAGGCACTGGTTGCCCATCACTATACAGTGAATGCGGCAATGGATGGCTTAACCGCTTGGAACCTCGTCCAAGCCGATCGCTACGATCTGCTCTTGCTGGATATTATGGTTCCTAAGCTGGATGGAATTAGCCTCTGTCGCCAAATTCGGACTGCGGGCTATCAAATGCCGATCTTGCTGCTAACGGCTAAAGATAGTAGTAGCGATCGCGTTTTAGGCTTAGAAGCCGGGGCTGATGATTATGTCGTCAAGCCTTTTGCGCTGCAAGAGTTAATCGCCCGCATCCGGGCATTATTACGGCGATCGAAAGTGACGGCTTCAGCTATCCTCAATTGGGATTCTTTGTTGCTGAACTCGGAAACTGGAGAAGTAACTTATCAAGAAAAACTTCTCCACCTGACGCCGAAAGAGTACCATCTGTTGGAAGTGTTTTTGCAAAATCCCCAGCGGATTTTTAGTCGCAGCGCCTTATTAGATCGAATTTGGGCGGTGGGGGAATCTCCTGGAGAAGAAGCGGTGACAACCCAAATTAAGGGGTTACGCCAAAAACTCAAAGCCGCAGGCATTCAAGCCGAAGTGATTGAAACCGTGTATGGCATGGGGTATCGCCTGAAAAGTGCCCCTTCGGAAAAGCCGCAGCCCGAAAAACCGAAAAAACAGCAGGTAGAAGCCAAACTCCAGACGATTGTGGCGCAGATGTGGGAACCCCTGCAAAAGAGTTTACCGGCTAAACTGGCGGTGATTGAAGCGGCGATCGCGGCAATTGCTGAGGGTTCGCTGCAACCCCAACTCCAGCAACAAGCCCAAGATACTGCCCATCGACTGGCAGGGACTTTACTCACGTTTGGATTGTCAGAAAGCGGTCAGGTGATGCAGGATGTGGAAACGATTCTGCGCGTGTCTGTTATCGATCCGAATGTGGCGACGGCTTTACAGCAAAAGGTTGAGTTTCTCAAGCAACAGATGCAACTGCGCGAGCTGCAACCTAGCAATCGATCCCAAACTTCCCTCATTTTAGCCCTTGAGAGCGATCGCGATTTAACCCAACAATTACAAGCCCAAAGTCCCCAATGGGGTATCCGTCTAGAAGTCATTCACCAACCCGAAGCCGCCAAAACGGCGATCGCCAAGTTTTCTCCCCAAGCCCTATTATTGAATCTAGAAATCGTTTCCGATTTAGACCAAGGATTGAACCTGCTCATCCAACTCAAGCAAGACTATCCTCATTTACCAATTTTGGCGATCGCCTCCTCAACCAACCTCAGTACCCGCCTGCAAGTTGCCCATTTGGGAGGATGCACCTTTTTGCAAAAACCCCTCGCCTTAACCGCAATCTTTCAAGCCCTGCAAAAAGCCCTAACGCCCTTCCGTCTCTCAGAATCTAAAATCTTAATGGTCGATCGCGATCGGCAACTGCTGCAAGATTTACAAACCCGATTAGAACCTTGGGACTTGCAGATTACCACCCTAACCGAAGCCGCCATCTTTTGGGACGTTCTAGAAACCACCCAACCCGATTTATTAATTCTCGATCGAGAAATGCCTGATTACAGCGGCATCGAGTTATGTCAGATTGTTCGCAACGATGCCCAATGGGGACAACTTCCCATCGTCATTTTATCAAGCCGCACCGATCCCCAAATGCTCGATCGCATCTTTAGCGCCGGAGCCGATGACTGTATCCAAAAACCGATTGTGGGAGTAGAATTCACTTCGCGCATTCTCAACCGCATTAAACGCACCCACATGCGCCGCCAACTCCCCCACCTACAAGGAATACGAACCGAAGCTAAACCCAATCGTGCATCTATCTGGTAG
- a CDS encoding transposase codes for MPNYRRPYVAGGTYFITQVTYQRQPWLCSELARTALREAIKSVRQQYPFSIDAFVLMHDHFHCIWTLPPGDSDFSTRLRLIKSFVTKQCGNQLALPLAVSASRQKRGERNLWQRRFWEHLIRDEEDFARHCDYIHYNPVAHGLCQAPQHWPFSSLHRLITAGVYAPDWGMDGKSIEPPSWGAGE; via the coding sequence ATGCCCAATTACAGACGACCCTATGTTGCTGGCGGTACTTACTTTATTACTCAAGTTACATATCAACGTCAACCTTGGCTATGCAGCGAACTGGCTCGTACTGCTCTTCGTGAAGCAATTAAATCGGTGCGCCAGCAGTACCCTTTTTCAATTGATGCATTTGTACTGATGCACGATCATTTTCACTGTATTTGGACATTGCCACCAGGAGATAGCGATTTTTCAACTCGATTGCGTTTAATCAAAAGCTTTGTTACCAAGCAATGCGGGAATCAGCTTGCTCTTCCTTTAGCGGTTTCAGCCTCTCGACAAAAGCGAGGCGAACGGAATCTTTGGCAACGGCGGTTTTGGGAGCATTTAATTCGCGATGAAGAGGATTTTGCTCGGCATTGCGACTATATTCACTATAATCCTGTCGCGCACGGGCTATGTCAGGCTCCTCAACACTGGCCGTTTTCTAGTCTGCATCGATTAATTACAGCAGGAGTCTATGCGCCAGATTGGGGAATGGACGGTAAAAGCATTGAACCTCCAAGCTGGGGTGCTGGCGAATAA